A portion of the Corynebacterium occultum genome contains these proteins:
- a CDS encoding 4'-phosphopantetheinyl transferase family protein, whose product MYLFPGVQLQELLNRDIALLGDAEILWATRSPDPELQQQRLLSYMLLRRVLGSWLGVAPGSLSFELGGDKRLRLRDASRAPRFSLSRSQGLIALALAPVTVGVDVETWQSQAQAEQLLQVLHPDDQRLLSWLPPELKAREVTAAWTRKEASLKVLGTGLLRDPALDRVGSRVHPLAPQGVQVRQLRVPHSLGAEVAVGWAAD is encoded by the coding sequence GTGTATCTGTTCCCCGGGGTGCAGCTGCAGGAGCTGCTGAACCGCGATATCGCCTTATTGGGGGATGCGGAGATTCTGTGGGCGACCCGCTCCCCTGACCCGGAACTGCAGCAGCAGAGATTGCTCTCCTATATGTTGTTGCGTCGCGTGCTGGGTTCCTGGTTGGGTGTCGCGCCGGGATCTTTGAGTTTTGAGCTGGGCGGGGATAAGCGTCTGCGGCTGAGGGATGCCTCACGTGCCCCGAGGTTTTCCCTCTCACGTTCTCAGGGGTTGATCGCCTTGGCTCTGGCACCGGTGACCGTCGGGGTGGATGTGGAAACCTGGCAGAGCCAGGCGCAGGCCGAGCAGCTGTTGCAGGTACTGCACCCCGATGACCAGCGCCTGTTGTCCTGGCTTCCCCCGGAGCTGAAGGCGCGGGAGGTCACCGCGGCCTGGACGCGGAAGGAAGCCAGCCTGAAGGTGCTGGGCACCGGGCTGCTGCGCGATCCTGCCCTGGATCGGGTGGGGAGCAGGGTGCACCCCCTGGCTCCTCAGGGGGTGCAGGTCAGACAGCTGCGGGTGCCGCACTCCCTGGGAGCTGAGGTGGCGGTGGGCTGGGCGGCGGACTAG
- a CDS encoding heparan-alpha-glucosaminide N-acetyltransferase domain-containing protein, with product MSEQSTPQTSVALESTTPQYAELVPYAAVPEGDSAPGIHPTPGPRPQRLHWTGRRLDGEPVLLDETPDVKEEAGYERQFKGRRLIGLDVARGLALIGMVAVHTIPAWNPITETRSIAWIAAAGNASALFALLAGVGMALMTRGPRHEHGSSLRSQRFKIAIRALLLYGIGILVTTFFVTPVYNILPYYAVMFLLLLPFLGMRKRQLAVWALGLAITMPFVIHLFRYFQPFDVHNEFLLGDFFLAPMAIATSLFFTGTYPAATWIVYLLVGLMIGRLALDRLAIQVSLLGYGALLGIMGHSMSYLSIWFFGGWERMLYSAPEVTVREVLWMIRRGADYQELPATSLAWLTVASPHTNTFFALVQTTGNAMMALGACLLLCRIIPKYLGVLAFLGSMTLTLYTAHLIFLTSYLQEEMPYLSLTLQLIVGTAFVYLWSRFFRQGPLEWVVAKVSGFPPQLLQARQRIDTSASRRRRARTRTSRKHHTGLYTTPGAPAGAVEPAAPTKRRRTRK from the coding sequence ATGAGTGAACAATCTACGCCCCAGACGAGTGTGGCGCTCGAGAGCACAACCCCGCAGTATGCCGAGCTGGTTCCCTATGCGGCCGTGCCGGAGGGTGACTCCGCCCCGGGCATCCACCCGACTCCCGGGCCCCGCCCGCAGCGCCTCCACTGGACCGGTCGTCGACTTGACGGGGAACCTGTCCTGCTGGATGAAACCCCCGATGTGAAAGAGGAGGCGGGTTATGAGCGGCAGTTCAAGGGTCGACGCCTGATCGGCCTGGATGTCGCCCGTGGACTCGCCCTGATCGGCATGGTGGCGGTGCACACCATTCCCGCCTGGAACCCCATCACCGAAACCCGTTCCATCGCCTGGATCGCGGCGGCCGGTAATGCCTCCGCCCTTTTCGCCCTGCTGGCGGGTGTCGGTATGGCACTGATGACCCGTGGGCCACGTCATGAGCATGGCAGCTCCCTGCGCAGTCAACGTTTCAAGATCGCCATCCGGGCGCTGCTGCTCTACGGGATCGGTATCCTCGTCACCACGTTCTTCGTCACACCGGTGTACAACATCCTGCCTTATTATGCGGTGATGTTCCTGCTGCTCCTGCCCTTCCTGGGGATGCGGAAACGCCAGTTGGCAGTCTGGGCACTGGGGCTGGCGATCACCATGCCTTTTGTCATCCATCTCTTCCGTTATTTCCAACCCTTCGATGTGCACAATGAGTTCCTCCTCGGGGATTTCTTCCTCGCCCCGATGGCGATTGCCACCAGCCTGTTCTTCACCGGCACTTACCCAGCCGCCACCTGGATCGTCTATCTCCTCGTCGGACTGATGATCGGCCGCCTGGCACTGGACCGCCTGGCCATCCAGGTCAGCCTGCTCGGCTACGGCGCCCTGCTGGGGATCATGGGGCACAGCATGTCCTATCTCTCGATCTGGTTCTTCGGCGGCTGGGAGCGGATGCTCTACTCCGCCCCGGAGGTCACGGTCCGAGAGGTGCTGTGGATGATCCGCCGCGGTGCCGACTACCAGGAACTCCCCGCAACTTCGCTCGCCTGGCTGACTGTCGCCTCCCCGCACACCAACACCTTCTTCGCCCTGGTGCAGACCACCGGCAATGCGATGATGGCCCTCGGTGCCTGCCTGCTGCTGTGCCGGATCATCCCGAAGTACCTGGGTGTGCTGGCATTCCTGGGTAGCATGACGCTGACCCTCTATACCGCTCACCTGATCTTCCTCACCTCCTACCTGCAGGAAGAGATGCCCTACCTGTCACTGACCCTGCAGCTGATCGTGGGCACCGCCTTCGTCTACCTCTGGAGCAGGTTCTTCCGCCAAGGCCCGCTGGAATGGGTGGTTGCCAAGGTCAGTGGATTCCCGCCCCAGCTCCTGCAGGCCAGGCAGCGTATCGACACCTCGGCCAGCCGCCGTCGCCGCGCCCGGACCCGGACCAGCCGGAAGCATCACACCGGCTTGTACACCACCCCGGGGGCGCCGGCGGGTGCGGTGGAACCCGCCGCCCCCACGAAACGCCGCCGCACCAGGAAATAG
- a CDS encoding exonuclease domain-containing protein, with product MNHPVNPESATGEPEVRDNAERPDRSPQPRETGSAEPRSDVEREAERADRALQRQAEVEAFPYVAVYLLTSGIHPSTSRIIGIDALTFNDEGEIGEEFHAVINPGEDPGPFHLHGLTPAEVAAGRSFSQVLKNLGRLIDDRTLIVHRGPRTWGFIVSEARRAMNSAARANRSRNRGRGRHRRHRVGHVPRPLAIVDTLATARRQGLLLQDTRLGGLAAAMSLEASSPVASVARAQRLEPEVSREHTELIIDIYLLQRETGVLSIRDPRDLRADQFGLQRSAVRVDAVEAPRPLENPGVYVPGKSLRKGMEVVVAPEIEMDPNEIIAACMREELAYSEKLTRQTSVVVCNQTRDLRGKAMHAERKGIPLMSDVAFMKAVQRVRGVEPEGDLAD from the coding sequence ATGAACCACCCTGTCAACCCCGAAAGTGCCACCGGGGAGCCGGAAGTCCGGGATAATGCTGAACGACCGGACCGCTCCCCGCAGCCCCGGGAGACCGGGAGCGCCGAACCCCGCAGTGATGTCGAGCGGGAGGCCGAACGTGCCGACCGGGCCCTCCAACGCCAGGCTGAGGTCGAAGCCTTCCCCTACGTCGCTGTCTACCTACTGACCTCCGGTATCCACCCCAGCACCTCCCGGATCATCGGGATCGATGCCCTGACCTTCAATGATGAAGGCGAGATCGGTGAGGAATTCCATGCCGTGATCAACCCCGGTGAAGATCCTGGTCCTTTCCACCTCCACGGGCTCACCCCGGCGGAGGTCGCGGCAGGCCGCAGCTTCTCCCAGGTGCTCAAGAACCTGGGAAGGCTTATCGACGATCGCACCCTCATCGTCCACCGTGGGCCCCGCACCTGGGGATTCATCGTCTCCGAAGCCCGGCGCGCCATGAACTCCGCTGCCCGGGCCAACCGTTCCCGCAACCGGGGTCGGGGTCGTCACCGTCGACACCGGGTGGGGCATGTGCCCCGGCCGCTCGCGATCGTCGATACGCTGGCCACCGCGCGTCGTCAGGGTCTGCTCCTGCAGGACACCCGGTTGGGTGGGTTGGCGGCTGCCATGTCCCTGGAGGCTTCCTCCCCCGTGGCCTCCGTGGCTCGTGCGCAGCGTCTCGAACCTGAGGTCAGCCGGGAGCATACTGAGCTGATCATCGACATCTACCTGCTGCAGCGCGAGACCGGTGTGTTGTCCATCCGGGATCCCCGTGATCTGCGGGCCGATCAGTTCGGCTTGCAGCGTTCCGCGGTGCGGGTCGATGCGGTGGAGGCTCCTCGCCCCCTGGAGAACCCGGGTGTCTATGTGCCCGGGAAATCCCTGCGCAAGGGCATGGAGGTGGTGGTCGCACCGGAGATTGAGATGGATCCCAATGAGATCATCGCGGCCTGCATGCGGGAGGAGCTGGCCTATTCGGAGAAGCTGACCCGGCAGACCTCGGTGGTGGTGTGCAACCAGACCCGTGATCTGCGGGGTAAGGCGATGCATGCGGAGCGGAAGGGAATTCCGCTGATGTCTGATGTGGCCTTCATGAAGGCGGTGCAGCGGGTGCGGGGCGTTGAGCCCGAGGGCGATCTGGCGGATTAG